A stretch of DNA from Mesoaciditoga lauensis cd-1655R = DSM 25116:
ACCATTCCACCGTAGCCGATGAGTTTTGCATCACTTTCTTTATCGACTTGCTTGGAAGAGGTACCAGATGAAACGAGAGAATGAAATCCGGAGATAGCACCACAAGAAATTGTAACGAATATGAAGGGCCAGAATGATGGAGCACCCTTTGGATGAAGATTAAAAGATGGTGCCACAAATGCGAGATGCTGTGGAGATCTTATGAGTGCTGCCACAGCACCCAGGAAGATCAAGCCAATCGCAACAAGCAGCTCATGAGCGTTGATGTAATCCCTTGGCTGCAGCAACGTTTCAACTGGAAGTACCGATGCTATGTAAGAGTAGATAAGCATTATGACAAGCCAGCTAACTACGGCATTCCCCGGCAACTTTATCGGTATGAAAACACCTATAGCAATGGTGGCATACATGGCTACCAAAGCCAACCATGACCACAGATCAAGACTTTTCTTTCTCTTGAAAACCATATGAGAAAGTAAAAGGGCTATCGGTATTTCCATCCAGACTGGGAAAACGGAAGAAGGATACATGTTGAAAAGAATACCCATTATCAAAGCAAAAACGGCTATAACAATCCATAGTTCAAGAAATATAACTATGAAGAAAAGGTATCTCGCTCTTGGACCTATAATCTTAGCGGTAACTTCTCCCAAACTTTTTCCTTTGTTTCTCATAGAGATAACTAAGGCTGAAAAGTCATGGACTGCGCCGGCAAAGATGGTCCCTAAAGTTACCCATAACAAAGCGGGCACCCATCCCCATATTATTCCAATGGCAGGCCCTACTATTGGCCCCAGACCGGCAATAGAAGTGTAGTGGTGTCCCCAAACAACCCATTTGTTTGTGGGAACGTAGTCAACTCCATCTTTCAACTCGTGAGCAGGGGTTACTCTTTTATCGTCGAGCTTGAAAACTTTTTTTGCGATGTATCCCCCGTATAGTTTGTACATCACAAAAAACCAAATAAGAGCTATTAAAAAGATAACAAAACCCACTTTAGTCCCTCCTTCTCCAAAAAAATTAGGTTTAACTTTGGTTAAGTATAATTCCTATTTTTTCCAAAAGAGGAGAAGAAGGAATAAGAGGGGGATTTCGAGGAATGAAATGCAATTTTTATGGAGTCAAAGGTCAAATAATTCCTTGACAGATTTCAAAAGATGCTTACTTATTGGAATGTGATCTTCACACTCCATTATCATTTCCCAATTACCAAAGCGTTTTTCCATTTTGAGTACTTTTTTTACGTTCACGATATATGATTTGTGTATTCTCATGAAATTGTCTGGAAGCTTTTCCTGAAGGGAAGTCAACGTCATTCTTTTAAGCGTGTGTTCGGCATCTAAAGTATGCATTTTTGCATCTTTGCCAATTCCTTCTATGAAACAGATATCCTCAACGTCTATAAAATCTATCGCTTTTTCGCTTTTAACAGGAATCTTTTCCAATGTTGAAAAGATCAATGGAAAATTCTTTTCTATCTTTTGTACGGTCATTTCAAATCTGGAAGGTGATATGGGCTTCGTCAAATAGTCGATAGCATTCACTTTAAACGCTTCCAATGCGTATTCATCGTATGCACTTACGAAAACGATCATGCATTTGAATTTTTTCAAAGTTTTTGCAAGTTCCAATCCATTCATACCTGACAATTGAATGTCGAGAAAGATAACATGAGGTTTGAACTTCCTGATTTTTCCTATTGCATCTTCCGCAGAGCTTGATTCCGCAATTACCTCCAAACATCCGTAATTGCTTATCAATTCTTTCACACTTTCTCTTGAATACTTTTCGTCATCAACTACCATGGTTTTTATTTTCATCTATATTCATCACCTCAAAATCTTTGTTGTATGGAATGTATATTTGTGTTTCACATCCCTTGTTTAGAGTGGAAACTATAGAGATCTTTGCATCACTCCCAAAAAGATTGTAAAGCCTCTTTTTAAGAAGTTCTATCCCCAAGCCTTGTGATTTTTTGGAAGGGTTAAAACCCTTCCCGTTGTCTTTAACCATAAGGAGGATTTTATCATTCTTTTTGCCACCTTTGACTGATATCTTCAACTTCTTAGAAGGGATTTTAGCATGTTTGATGGAGTTCTCTATTATAGGTTGAAGAATAAAAGAGGGTATTTTCACGTTTTCATCTATTTCGTTTGAGATCTCATATTCAAACTCATCGTCATAACGATATTTCATGAATTTCAAATAATGATTTACAAACTCCATTTCTCTTTTCACATCTATCATCGTATTTTCCTCTTTAACGGTGTATCTTAACAATTCGGAAAGTTCAAATATCATTTCTCGAGCCTTAAAAGGATCACTTTTCACGAGATATGAAATGGCGTTCAAAGCGTTGAAAAGAAAATGAGGCTTGAATTTGGATAAAACGGAACGATATTTGATTTCATACATCATTTGTGAATCTTTCAAAGCTCTTGAAAGGCTCACCTCCATGGATATGATTTGGGAGAGCCCCCGAGCCAATTCAACATCTGATTTGCTGATGGCGTATTCTCGTGTTCTATAAAATTTTATGGCTCCGATGATGCTACCATCTACCAATTTGATCGGAGCTATAACTGCCGACTTTAAAGGGCATTCCTCCTTTGAACAACCAATAAGGTCTTTTTTTCTTATTACTCTTCCTTTTCCTCTTACCAACACATCTCTGGTAGCTTTTGTCAAGATAGGCGCATTTGGTAAATGATGATCTTCTCCTGCTCCCACGTGAGCCAACACTACCTTTTTATCCGTTATGGCAACCGCATCGAAATCGGTGTGGTTTTTTATCTCTTTTGCTAACTTCTCGGCATTTTTTGCAAGTCCCCGATCTACTATATCGATCGTGTTTTCAACTATTTTGAAAATAGCGGACGTAGTTGTCGCCGTTATGTTTTCAAAATCTTTTTCGGTTTCCGAGAATATAGCCACCAACACCGCGACCGAAAATGTGTTTGTGGCCACCATGGTGAACATAACCGTCTCAGTTATATCGACTGCCAACATGTGAGGTCGAACCATAAAAAAGACATATGCCAGATGAACCATTTCAATTATGATGACATAAACAGTTGCAAATTGAACGTTAAAAATTCTTCTTCCATAAACATGAGAAAGCACTCCAGTAACAATACCAGCTGTCATGGTTCCTAAAAAACATGGAAAAGCGGTAATACCACCTAAAAACAATCTGTGAGTTGCTGCTATGCCAGCGCCTATCAGCCCGGCCGGCATTCCACCTATTAAAGATGCAACTATGACACCAGTATCCCTGTAATTGATGATTGCACCCTTGTAATTTATTCCCAGATACGTTCCAAGAACCCCAAGTGCACCACCAAGTAATCCAATCCATATTGAGCGTTTCAATGAAGGATTGATTTTCAGTATCCTTTTCGTAATTTGAAATCGAAAAGTAAGGTACACAATCATAAGCATCAAAGATGCCCTTTCCATCAAGACAAAAAGGGGAGAATTCATTTTTCACACTCCGTTATTTCTTCGTTCACCATCTTAGCAAACGTCCTTGTCTATCCCTCTTTCACCGAACTCATCCAATTGAGAAAAGTACACATCGTTAAGACCTTTCTTGCATTTTTTCGCATCTTTCAAAGGGTTAGTCGTAAGCTTTATTTCGCAGTAATCCATCTCTTTCAAAAGGTCTTTAGCCGATCCCATCGGAGGAAAAGCTGTGAACACGATATAACGTTTGGCAAATCCATCATCAAACGATTTCTTTATTCCCCTAGCATCTACCAAGCCGAATTTTCTTCCATAAAGAATTGCAACATCGTACATTTCGCATTCTCCTTTTCGGTAATTTTATCCCACAAACTCTTAATGTGTATCAAGTTTATAAGTGAATAGTGAATAGTGAGTTGTAAGAAGTGAGTAGTTAAAGAATGACTAAGAGCACAAATGATAATTTTCCTAAGTTTCCAAATTAGATCTCATGCTGTGCGTGAACATTATGAAAAGTATTACGAGAGACAAAAATTACTATGAGAACATGTGAGCAACACATTGGAATACAATCCTTTTTGATTTAATACCCGCTTTCCAAACGGTCAAGGTAATTTTTTTCGAAGTCCTGTCAGAACGGATTCGCTCTTCTTTCCATCTTATAATTCAAAATATGAGGCACGCTCAGCCACTCATCCGTGAGTGCTTCGCTTTCTCGGCACGTCCTGTGCCTTTCAACCTCATATTTTGAATTTCCAGCTGGAGAGCTCATATGTTCTGACAAGTACTTCGAGGGTGAGATTTAATCCCTTTTTGAAATGCTTTGTAATATTGATGCACAATGTGAGCTGTCCTATAGAAAAACTTAATTGTTACCTCTATATTCGTCAAGAAATTCTAAGAATAAAGCCAGCTAAAGCTGGCTTTATTTTGAATTTTAACAAAGCTTCGTAGCTATACGATGGATAGATGAGAAATCTTCGACTTTTAACGAAGCTCCCCCGATCAGTCCACCATCTATATCTGGCAAGAGGAAGAGCTCTTGGCAATTGCTAACTTTTACACTCCCGCCGTACAGAATAGAAATTCTCGAAGCAATTTCTTCCGTGAATATTTCGGTCAGGACGCTTCTCACATAGGCGATCGCTTCTTGTGCCTGGTATGGCCTTGCTACTACACCTGTACCTATAGCCCATACAGGCTCGTAAGCTATCGTCAACTTTGAAACATCGTTTACCTTCACGTCTTTCAAATCCTTGGTTAACTGCTCCTTCAACACTTCAAAAGTTTTTCCCGCTTTTCTTTCTTCTAAAGTTTCTCCAATGCAAAGCACGACTGACATATCGTTTTCCAAAGCGGTTTTCACCTTTTCGTTGAGGAAATCATCGGTTTCACCAAAAATATGGCGTCTTTCTGAGTGCCCTATAAGAACATGGGTTATTTCCATGTCTTTAAGCATGGGAACACTTATTTCACCGGTAAAAGCGCCTGAGAGTTTTGAGTGAACGTTTTGAGCACCAACAACGATATCACTCCCTGTGAATATTTCCTTGACTGTTGGTAATGAGACGTAAGGAGGAAATACCCACACCTCTGCGTTTGAGTTCATATCAAGCGCCTTCAACAATTCTCGCGAAAAACTCCTCGCTTCAGATGGGGTTTTGTTCATTTTCCAATTGCCTGCAACTATTAGAGGACGTTTCTTCTTCGAATCAAGTATGGAGGCTATTCCTGGGAGTTCCTTTCCCTCTAAGAATTCAAGGGAGGCTCCTCCACCAGTGGAAACGTGTGAAACTTCGTTTTCAAGCCCAAATTTTTTCACAGCTGCTGCGCTGTCTCCGCCACCAATAACCGTTAAAGCGTCTTTCATACTTGCAAGCGTTTGTGCAACGGCTTTAGTACCGTTGGCAAAGTCGTCTATCTCGAAAACGCCCATCGGGCCGTTCCAAACAACGGTCTTCGCTCCAGAAAGCTTTTCCTTGAAAAGCTCCACACTCTTAGGACCTATATCAAGCCCCATCCATCCTGATGGAATCCCTTCTGCTATGGTGAACGTTTTCTTTTCGACGCCAGCCTTCAATTCTTGGGCACACACTGCATCAACTGGCAAAACGATTTCCACTCCAGCCTCTGAAGCTTTTTTCAAAATATCTTTGGCAAGATCTATTTTGTCTTCTTCGTATCTAGATGAGCCTATTTCATGGCCTTGTGCTTTTAAGAACGTGAACATCATTGCGCCGCCGATGAGAAGCTTGTCAGCCTTGTTTAAAAGATTTTCTATGACTCCTATCTTGTCGGATACTTTTGCTCCTCCGAGTATGACAACATATGGTTTCTCTGGAGAAAAGGTTACTTTAGACAACATGTCTATCTCTTTCTCCATCAAAAAGCCGGCTACTGATGGAAGGAACCTCGCCACTCCAACGTTTGACGCATGTGCACGATGGGCTGTACCAAACGCATCGTTAACGTGAATATCTCCAAGTTTTGCCAAAGATTTTGCAAAATCTGGATCGTTTTTCTTTTCACCAGCGAAAAATCTGGTGTTCTCTAGGAGCACCACATCACCAATTTTGAGGTTCTCAGAAAGCCTTTCCGCTTCTTCGCCTATGGTTTGTTTACAGAAAATGACTTCCTTTCCCAAAAGTTCCCCTAGCCTTTTTGCTACAGGTTCAAGGGAATATTTGGGATCTGGTTCACCCTTAGGACGGCCAAGGTGAGACATAAGTATCACCTTGGCACCTTGATCAAGGGCATACTTTATAGTCGGAAGCGCTGCCTGAATTCGAGTGTCATCTGTTATTTTCCCTTCACTCATGGGAACGTTGAAATCCACTCTCATCAGGACGCGTTTATCTTTTAATTCAACTTCCTTGATCGTGAGCTTTTTCATGTGGCTCACATCCTTACATCATATTCTGAACCATTTCAATGAGATCAACGGCTCTGTTTGTGTATCCGTATTCGTTATCGTACCAGGCAAAAACGTTAACAAAGCTTCCTTTGGTCTTCGTAAGAAGTGAATCGAAAATGCTTGAATGGGTTTCACCAAGAATGTCGGTGGAAACCACTGGATCTTCACAGTAAAGCAAAGCTTTGCCCATTGGACCTTCGGAGGCTTTCTTGAAAGCTGCATTAACTTCTTCGACTGTTACCTCTCTTTCCAATATAACTTTCAAATCCGTTATAGAACCGGCGGGTACTGGAACACGCATGGCGCCTCCATCCAATTTTCCATCCACTTCTGGCACAACAAGTCCAATTGCTTTGGCCGCTCCGGTTGTCGTAGGAATTATGTTTACGGCGGCAGCTCTTGCGCGTCTGAGATCTTTATGAGGAAGATCCAAAATTCTCTGATCGTTCGTGTATCCATGAATGGTTGTCATAAAACCTTTTACTATTCCAAAATTGTCATTGAGGACTTTGACAAGCGGAGAAAGGGAATTCGTTGTACATGAGCCTGTTGATATTATGGTGTGTTCCTTCTTTAACATTTCATCGTTAACATGTGGGTTGATGGTGCAGTCCGCTCCCTCAGCTGGTGCGCTTATTATGACTTTCTTTGCGCCTGCACTTAAGTGCATGGAAGCTTGTTCTCTTTTTCTGAAACGACCAGTGGATTCTACCACCAATTCAACTCCAAGCTCTTTCCAGGGGAGTTTCGAGGGATCTTTTTCTGCGAAGACTTTTATCTCTTTTCCATCGATTATGATGGAATTTTCTGTGTAATCCACACTTCCCTTGAAAGTTCCGTGCACCGAATCGTATTTGAAAAGATGTGCCAGCGTTTTCGTGTCGGTGATGTCATTCACTGCCACGACGTTTATGTCCCTTCCCTGTTCCAAAATGATTCTAAGAACTTGCCTTCCTATTCTTCCGAAACCGTTAATACCTACTTTTACATTTGACATGCTTTCCTACCTCCTTGTTTTATTAAAAATTGGGTAAATTCATTCCGCCGGTTACGGCTTTCATTTCCGCGTCTGCTCGCTCCTTCACCCTAAAAGCGTACTCGTTAAATGCACTCACAAGAAGGTCCTTAAGCATCTCCTTGTCTTCGAGTACTTCAGGCTTTATCTCTATGTCTTTCACTTCATAATCGCAATTTCCCTTTACTTTTACAGCTTCACCTCCTACAGATACCTCTATTTCTATGTTTTTCAGATTCTCCTGAACTTCCGCAGCTTTTTTTTGCATCTCCTGCGCTTGCTTCAGAAGTTTTGACATGTTCATTCCGCCAAATCCTTTGAATTTGTTAGACAATTTCTTCTCCTCCTTCCGGCAGGACTTTTCCTCCAAATACGCTCAGGGCTTTAACAACGGCTTCCCTTGTTTTAGGCTCTATTTTATCAAGGGAAATCGCCGAATAAGCGTTCAAAACCTTTACCTTTCTTTCAGTTATGCGCTGAAAATCTTTTTCCACCTCTTCCACACGTGATTTTAGGTTTTCATGGCACAATTGTGTGTCAGCAATTACCAACAATCTATCTCCAAAATCCTTTAAATTCGCCTTTGCCAGACAGGCAAAAATCGAAATATCTCCTTCATTTGCATACCATTCAAGCAACTTGTCCACATCACTTTTAACGATAGGGCCACTGCTGCCTTCCTTTGAAACTTCTTTTTCACTTTTGATCGGTATTTTTTCGCTTTCCGAAGTTGTTTCTTGCTCCTGCGTTTCAACGCGAGAGTAACTAAGAGCTTCAAAGACGCTTAACATCTTAAATGTGTCTAACGTTCTTTCTTCATTTTTAAGCCGATAAGAAAGATCGGAAAGGAACTTACCCACTTTTGCCATATTTGGTTCTACCACATGCTCACTTACAAAATCCACTGCCTGGTTTAAAAAATTCCTCACTTCTATTCCTTCTGATTCCAACCTTTCAACAACGCTCACCAAAGAATTAACATTTCCCGAAATTATCGTGGAAATGTACTCTTCTACCACATTCTGTGGAGCTTCTCCCAAGATGAGCAGGGCATCCTTTAAGGT
This window harbors:
- a CDS encoding carbon starvation CstA family protein; its protein translation is MGFVIFLIALIWFFVMYKLYGGYIAKKVFKLDDKRVTPAHELKDGVDYVPTNKWVVWGHHYTSIAGLGPIVGPAIGIIWGWVPALLWVTLGTIFAGAVHDFSALVISMRNKGKSLGEVTAKIIGPRARYLFFIVIFLELWIVIAVFALIMGILFNMYPSSVFPVWMEIPIALLLSHMVFKRKKSLDLWSWLALVAMYATIAIGVFIPIKLPGNAVVSWLVIMLIYSYIASVLPVETLLQPRDYINAHELLVAIGLIFLGAVAALIRSPQHLAFVAPSFNLHPKGAPSFWPFIFVTISCGAISGFHSLVSSGTSSKQVDKESDAKLIGYGGMVSEGILAALVILAVSAGIGTTAATKAGGLALWNQHYSSWAAASGLGAKIGGFITGSTNMLTYLFGDSGYIKGLITTIMGVFIVSFAGTSLDTAARSQRYVIQELGKDLHMKWMTKKHPATLIAILSAFALAMAAPNGKGALILWPLFGTVNQLLAGLALLVATVYLLKKHSSYLIAGIPMVFMVIMTGWAMVMNIKHFNATHNVLLLTIAIIVFITMLWLIVEAFAAIMKTHSQHKKGLQEVEEFE
- a CDS encoding LytR/AlgR family response regulator transcription factor — its product is MKIKTMVVDDEKYSRESVKELISNYGCLEVIAESSSAEDAIGKIRKFKPHVIFLDIQLSGMNGLELAKTLKKFKCMIVFVSAYDEYALEAFKVNAIDYLTKPISPSRFEMTVQKIEKNFPLIFSTLEKIPVKSEKAIDFIDVEDICFIEGIGKDAKMHTLDAEHTLKRMTLTSLQEKLPDNFMRIHKSYIVNVKKVLKMEKRFGNWEMIMECEDHIPISKHLLKSVKELFDL
- a CDS encoding LytS/YhcK type 5TM receptor domain-containing protein, producing the protein MNSPLFVLMERASLMLMIVYLTFRFQITKRILKINPSLKRSIWIGLLGGALGVLGTYLGINYKGAIINYRDTGVIVASLIGGMPAGLIGAGIAATHRLFLGGITAFPCFLGTMTAGIVTGVLSHVYGRRIFNVQFATVYVIIIEMVHLAYVFFMVRPHMLAVDITETVMFTMVATNTFSVAVLVAIFSETEKDFENITATTTSAIFKIVENTIDIVDRGLAKNAEKLAKEIKNHTDFDAVAITDKKVVLAHVGAGEDHHLPNAPILTKATRDVLVRGKGRVIRKKDLIGCSKEECPLKSAVIAPIKLVDGSIIGAIKFYRTREYAISKSDVELARGLSQIISMEVSLSRALKDSQMMYEIKYRSVLSKFKPHFLFNALNAISYLVKSDPFKAREMIFELSELLRYTVKEENTMIDVKREMEFVNHYLKFMKYRYDDEFEYEISNEIDENVKIPSFILQPIIENSIKHAKIPSKKLKISVKGGKKNDKILLMVKDNGKGFNPSKKSQGLGIELLKKRLYNLFGSDAKISIVSTLNKGCETQIYIPYNKDFEVMNIDENKNHGS
- the tpiA gene encoding triose-phosphate isomerase gives rise to the protein MKKLTIKEVELKDKRVLMRVDFNVPMSEGKITDDTRIQAALPTIKYALDQGAKVILMSHLGRPKGEPDPKYSLEPVAKRLGELLGKEVIFCKQTIGEEAERLSENLKIGDVVLLENTRFFAGEKKNDPDFAKSLAKLGDIHVNDAFGTAHRAHASNVGVARFLPSVAGFLMEKEIDMLSKVTFSPEKPYVVILGGAKVSDKIGVIENLLNKADKLLIGGAMMFTFLKAQGHEIGSSRYEEDKIDLAKDILKKASEAGVEIVLPVDAVCAQELKAGVEKKTFTIAEGIPSGWMGLDIGPKSVELFKEKLSGAKTVVWNGPMGVFEIDDFANGTKAVAQTLASMKDALTVIGGGDSAAAVKKFGLENEVSHVSTGGGASLEFLEGKELPGIASILDSKKKRPLIVAGNWKMNKTPSEARSFSRELLKALDMNSNAEVWVFPPYVSLPTVKEIFTGSDIVVGAQNVHSKLSGAFTGEISVPMLKDMEITHVLIGHSERRHIFGETDDFLNEKVKTALENDMSVVLCIGETLEERKAGKTFEVLKEQLTKDLKDVKVNDVSKLTIAYEPVWAIGTGVVARPYQAQEAIAYVRSVLTEIFTEEIASRISILYGGSVKVSNCQELFLLPDIDGGLIGGASLKVEDFSSIHRIATKLC
- the gap gene encoding type I glyceraldehyde-3-phosphate dehydrogenase codes for the protein MSNVKVGINGFGRIGRQVLRIILEQGRDINVVAVNDITDTKTLAHLFKYDSVHGTFKGSVDYTENSIIIDGKEIKVFAEKDPSKLPWKELGVELVVESTGRFRKREQASMHLSAGAKKVIISAPAEGADCTINPHVNDEMLKKEHTIISTGSCTTNSLSPLVKVLNDNFGIVKGFMTTIHGYTNDQRILDLPHKDLRRARAAAVNIIPTTTGAAKAIGLVVPEVDGKLDGGAMRVPVPAGSITDLKVILEREVTVEEVNAAFKKASEGPMGKALLYCEDPVVSTDILGETHSSIFDSLLTKTKGSFVNVFAWYDNEYGYTNRAVDLIEMVQNMM
- a CDS encoding YbaB/EbfC family nucleoid-associated protein encodes the protein MSNKFKGFGGMNMSKLLKQAQEMQKKAAEVQENLKNIEIEVSVGGEAVKVKGNCDYEVKDIEIKPEVLEDKEMLKDLLVSAFNEYAFRVKERADAEMKAVTGGMNLPNF
- the dnaX gene encoding DNA polymerase III subunit gamma/tau is translated as METLYLKYRPKNFSEIVGQPHITKLFKNALSKNMVSHSYLFAGPRGTGKTSTARILAKALNCEHLVDGYEPCNKCESCLAIDSGRSMDIVEMDAASNRGIDEIRAIRDRVGYLPVEAKYKVYIIDEVHMLTKEAFNALLKTLEEPPEHTFFILATTEMQKVPETILSRCQVVEFHRIPVEAIEKRLKEICEKEGIKYEEDAIRHIAKRATGGMRDAISLLEEISRFSSEEITLKDALLILGEAPQNVVEEYISTIISGNVNSLVSVVERLESEGIEVRNFLNQAVDFVSEHVVEPNMAKVGKFLSDLSYRLKNEERTLDTFKMLSVFEALSYSRVETQEQETTSESEKIPIKSEKEVSKEGSSGPIVKSDVDKLLEWYANEGDISIFACLAKANLKDFGDRLLVIADTQLCHENLKSRVEEVEKDFQRITERKVKVLNAYSAISLDKIEPKTREAVVKALSVFGGKVLPEGGEEIV